The genomic stretch GAGCCGGTGAAGAATCCCGACAAGATCGTCAAGGCGCACATGGCCGCCGACGCGGCTTAACCTCGCGCTGTCATTCCGGGGCACGCGTCAGCGTGAACTATGATGCGCAATTGCGCATCTGAGAATCTCGAGATTCCGGGTTCGCATCTTCGGTGCGCCCCGGAATGACGCCAACGGCCACGCTGGAGCGCATTGCGCCATGCGCACCGATCTCTTCGACTTCGAACTTCCGCCCGAAAGCATCGCGCTGCGGCCGGCGAGCCCGCGCGATTCCGCGCGGATGCTGGTGGTGCAGCCGGACGGTGTGTTGCGCGACCGCACCGTCGCCGAGCTGCCGCAATGGCTGGAGCCTGGCGACCAGCTGGTCGTCAACGACACCAAGGTGATCTCGGCCCAGCTCAAGGGGCGCCGCATCGGTAGGGAAACCGAACCCAAGATCGAGGCGACATTGATAAAACGCCTCGACGGTTCGCGCTGGCAGGCGCTGGTCAAGCCCGCAAAAAAACTGGCGCCGGGCGACGTGGTGCGCTTCGGCAATGAAGGAAAAGTCTGCCTGCTCGGTCACCTCGACGCCGAGGTCGAGGCCAAGGGCGAAGACGGCGAGATCACGCTGTCGTTTTCGTTTCACGGGCCGACGCTCGACCAGGCCATCGCCGATCTCGGCGCGCCGCCGCTGCCGCCTTACATCGCCTCCAAACGCACGCCCGACGATCGCGACGCTGCCGACTACCAGACCATGTTCGCGGCCAATGAGGGCGCGGTTGCCGCCCCCACGGCCGGATTGCACTTCACGCCGGCGCTGGAAGCGGCTTTGCGCGGCCGCGGCGTCGAGCTGCATCGGCTGACGCTGCATGTCGGGGCAGGGACGTTTCTGCCGGTCAAGGTCGAGGAGACATCCGAGCACAAGATGCACGCCGAATGGGGCTGCATCTCGCCCGAGACCGCAGCGGCATTGAACGCGGCGCGCGCTAAAGGCGGCCGCATCGTCGCGGTCGGAACCACGTCGTTGCGGCTGTTGGAAAGTGCTACCGCCGAGGACGGTACCATCCAGCCGTTCGACGGGGAGACCTCGATCTTCATCACCCCGGGCTACCGCTTCCGCGCGGTCGATATTCTCTTGACCAACTTCCATCTGCCGCGCTCGACGCTGTTCATGCTGGTGTCGGCCTTCGCTGGCCTCGAGACCATGAAACACGCCTACGCCCACGCGATTGCCGGCGGTTATCGCTTCTATTCCTATGGCGACGCCACTTTGCTGTTTCGCAAGTAATTGAAGCGTAACCTTCTGGCGCCATTGATTCGACGCGTGGCTGGCCCGTCATGATGGCTCGCATCAGTGTTTTGCGCGCAGTGAACCGCGGTCGCGTTCGCGAGTTCAATGCATCACGGAAGGAACCCCCGTTGGGGGCGCCGGAAGTTGAAACGGGATAAGCAATGACGGTCTGAATTTACGTCGATACCGGCAAGCTGGTTGGCGACCGCGATCACCTGAAGGTCTTTGCAAACGAGGACGCGGTCGAAACGTGGTTTCAGGAAAACGATCCGGAGCACGTCGCGTTCGAATATGAGGTTCTGGAATGAACCGTATCGGTCCTTTCCGATCTGCGAATGTCCCGCGCTAACTCCTATACGAGCGGCTCGAGCAGCAGGCGGACCAGCAAGGGGCCGGCAATCAGCAGCACAAGCAGGATGGCACGAACGGACGACGATCTGATTTCACCGAGCAACGTCAGCCCCGCGAGCGGAAAGAGAGCCGCCAGTGGCAAATAGTAGCGCGGGTAAGCGGAACTCAGCCAGCCGAAGTCCACATGGAGCCTATAGTTGAAGATAACATGGATCACCAACGTCCCGGCAAATGCCAGCGCGCCGGCGACAATCACAACATCGAGCGCAGCTGCATTCCCGGAGACGATCCGCCGGATCGCCAGCAGGGTCCCGGCATAGGCGCACAGCGCGGACGCGATTGGGATCAGGAATGCGCAATAAGATGCGTCGAGTGCCTTCCACGGCGGTATCCATTCAATCGTAAATTCCGTGATGAAATGGCTGATATAGGCAATCGGTCCCAGGTGCTCAGCGTGATCCCAGCCGAACAGCGCTGCTTCCATTCTGACCTTGGTGATTTCCCCCACTGTCATCGGAGTCGGGCTGCCGTACTGCGCAATCAATGCAAAATAGGGGGCGCAGGCCAACAGCGCCGCGACCGCGATCGGTGCGATCCACCGGGATGGCACGCGGCCGCGCCACAGCAACCACAGCAATACGCCGCCAACAAGTCCCCCGGCCAACAGCAGTGCGGTGAACTTCGCCCACGACGCAACAACGACGCCGCCGAGGGCAGTCAAAAGCCAAGTCCGGCTGCCGCTGAGCAGGAGTTGATAGGCGCCCAGCGTGGCGATCGCTCCGCCAGCGAAGGCGGGGTTGTCATTGCTAACGGAGCCGGCAAGGAGAGTCAGCAGTGGAATGCAGGCGATCGGAACGATATAGGCGCAGAACGTGGATCGCGGCAGCCCCGCGGCGAGTCCAATCGCCATCAGCGCTGCGAGCCCGATCGTGTCGAGCGCTACATTGAGCAGGCGATAGAAGATGATCGCCTCGGGATGGCCTTCGAGGGTGGGACCCAGCCGAGCCAATAGCAAATAATACGGCGGCGGGTGATTGAGATAGTTGACTACTCTGGTGAAGCGGAAGCTTGACGGGTCGAGCATCGGCATCTTCGCAAACTCGGGCCATATATCGCCGGAGTGCTGGAGATACGCGACATAAGATACATGCGCCACCTCATCGAAGCCCTGATTTATATCCCTGTGAATAGTGCTGAGCGCGGAGATGATAAACAGGAAGAGCACGAACGCGCTAAGGCGCCAGTTGGCCGTCGCCCGAACTGCATCTTTTTGGTCGTGTGATAGCGTGTAAAAATGATCTGGCACGGTCATCGTACTAGTGTGCACATCACACATTAAGCAATTCTTATTCAATCAGTGCCGTGATCCAGCCTTCGAACGCGAAAATTAAGAAATATATTATACAGCCGAGCCGAACGGTCGGAGCGCTTCTAAATGCGCCTACAGTGTGAGGCAGAACGTTGAGGGTAAGTCCAATATGACGCGGATCGGCACTCGCGCAGAAGTGTGGATTTCCAACGTGGTTGCTTCGTTCGCGCGTTACGTCGTCGAACGCACACTGCCCGAGTCAGTTCCGATGCTGATGCGCCGTGATGCCGTGATGGATTCCTTTCACTACGCCAAAGAAAACATGAAGGGCGCGTATGCGTTCTTGGATCGATTTGACGGCCTAGCGCTCTCCATCAAGGAAGCCAGGAGACGATTTCCTTCCCGCAATCGCGTCCTGGAATTTGGAGTCTACAAAGCAGGAATGATTAACTACCAGGCCCGAAGATTTCCGGAACTGCAATTCGTCGGCTTCGATAGTTTCGAAGGTTTGCAGGAGCAATGGAGCGGCATGGCTCCTGCGAAAACTTTCGATCTCGGCGGCAAATTGCCGAAGGTCCGGCCTAACGTTTTCCTGGTGAAGGGATGGTTTGCGGAGTCGGCGTCGCGCTGGAAAGCGGAAAACCCCAGCTCCGATATCCCTCTATTGGTGCACGTGGATTGCGACACTTACGCTGCAACAGTCGATGTGCTGCAATCATGTGCCGACTACGTCGAACATGGCCTCGTCCTGCACTTTGACGACTATTTTGGCTTTCCCGATTGGAGAACCGGCGGATTCAAGGCGTTGCAGGAGATCTCGGAAGAGCGGCGTTGGCGCCTGACCTATCTGTCCTATGGCACCAAAGAGGTGTCGGTTCTGGCGGAGGCCGCCTCCGACTGACGTCGCACACAGTGCGATACGTTGACGTCTCATTAATGCTTTTTGCACGCGGCGATAAGCCGGGCGTTAACAAAGATCTGCGCAAATGCCATGCGAAAACCGAGGGATCGCGCCGCTCATGACCGTTGACGCAGAGATTTTCGTGATCGGCGCCGGCCCCGCGGGGCTGACCGCGGCTTATTGCCTGACAAAGGAAACGCCGTCGGTCATCGTGATCGAAAAAGACCCGCATTATGTCGGCGGCATCAGCCGCACCGTGCGGCACGGCAACTTCTTGTTCGATATCGGGGGCCATCGCTTCTTCTCCAAAGCAAAGGAAGTCGTCGATCTCTGGCATGAGATCCTGCCGAATGATTTCATCACGCGACGGCGGCTATCGCGCATCTATTATGCAGGAAAGTTCTATTCTTATCCGCTGAGCGCATTCCAGGCGCTGCGCAATCTCGGGATTTTCACCAGCGCCGCCTGCATGCTTTCCTATGCGTTTGCTAAGGCTTTCCCGGTAGCGGCACCGCGCAACTTCCATGACTGGGTTCGCAACCGGTTCGGCGAGCGGCTGTTCCAGATCTTTTTCAAGACCTACACCGAAAAGGTGTGGGGCATGTCGTGTGACGAGATTTCCGCCGACTGGGCGGCGCAGCGGATCAAAGGCCTGGACCTCCGTGTCGCGGTCGTGAACGCGCTGGCGCGTTCGTTCCGGCGCAAGCCGAAAGCCGAGGCGACCGGCGACGCTGTCGTCAAGACCCTGATAGAAACATTCCAGTACCCCCGCAAGGGTCCCGGCATGATGTGGGAGGCCGCGGCGGCCAGGATCACGGAGAGTGGCGGCCGAATCTTGATGGGCCGCGAACTTGCCGAGCTGGCCTATGACGCAGTTCAGAAGCTCTGGCGCATCGAGGTTGCGACCGTGGACGGCCGGCGCGAAAGCTATACGGCGCGCCACGTCGTAAGTTCGGCGCCAGTACGCGAGCTGGTGCAGAAATTGTCACCGAAACCGATGTCGCTGCTGCATGCGCGCGAGTTGCGCTACCGCGATTTCCTCACCGTCGCGTTGATGATCAACAAGTCGGATGTGTTCGACGACAACTGGATCTATATTCATGACCCCAGCGTGAAAGTTGGTCGCGTGCAGAATTTCGGTTCTTGGTCGCCCGAAATGGCGCCGGCCGGGATGAGCTGCCTGGGACTAGAATATTTCTGCTTCGAGGACGACGGCCTGTGGACGATGTCCGACCAGGAGCTCATCGCGCTCGCTACTCAAGAGGTCGCCAAGGTTGGTCTGGTCTCGGCCGCCGACGTGGTCGACGGCTGCGTGGTGCGGCAACCCAAGGCCTATCCGGTCTATGACGATGTCTATCGCGAGCACATCGCGACGATTCGGCGCGACCTTGAGCAAAGCTGTCCAACCCTGCATCTGATCGGCCGCAACGGAATGCACAAATACAACAATCAGGATCACGCCATGATGACCGCAATGCTGACGGCGCGGAACATCCTGGCGGACGAACGCCTCTTCGACATTTGGCAAGTCAACGAGGACGCCGAATATCACGAAGCTGGCGCATCGAGTGCGCATGCCGCGCTCGCGAGCGGGCGCCTGGTGCCCCTCAAGGTGAACACCCGGGCGGCGTGAAGCACGTGCTCAGGGGCCGATCTAGCGCGTGAAGCGTAGGACCTCCTACTCTCGGCCATCGAGGGACTACCCGCCCCCCTTGACCGCGGGTAGGAGGTCCTACACCTCGCCTCACGCCATCACGCGCTCCGGCAACAGCTCGGCAATCTGGATCGCGTTCAATGCTGCCCCCTTCAATAGCTGGTCTGCGGCCACGAATATCGAGATCGAATGGCCGGAGGGGTCGCTGAGATCCTTGCGGATGCGGCCGACCAGCACGTCGTCCTGGCCCGATGCATCGATCGGCATCGGGAAATAGTTTTTGGCCCGGTCGTCGACAATTCGCACGCCCGGCGCGTTCGCCAGGATGGCGCGGACCTCGTCTTCGCTGATCGGCCGTTCGCATTCGAACGTGATCGCCTCACAATGGGCGCGCAGCACCGGCACGCGGACGCAGGTGACGCCGACCGCGATCCGCTCGTCCTCAAAGATCTTTCTTGTCTCCTTGATGACCTTGGTCTCTTCGTCGTTGTAACCGGTCGCGGGATCGATCGCCGTGTTGTGGTTGAACAGGTTGAACGCGTAGGGATGCGGCATGACCTTCGGCTGAAAGGCCTCGCCATTGAGATAGGCGCGGGTCGATTCCACCAGTTCCTCCATCGCGGCTGCTCCCGCGCCGCTGGCCGCCTGATAGGTCGACAGGATCAGGCGCTTGATGCGGTTGTTGCGGTGGATCGGCCACAACGGCACCAGTGCTGTGATCGCGGCGCAGTTGGGAACGGCGATGATGCCCTTGTGCTCCCGGATACGGCCCGCGTTGATCTCGGGGATCACCAGCGGCACGTTCGGATCCATCCGGAAGGCGGAGGAATTGTCGATCACCACGGCACCGGCCTTCACCGCGATCGGCGCGAACTTTCGGGAAATGCCGCCGCCGGCCGAGAACAGCGCGATATCGACGCCGTCGAACGAGCGCTCGGTTAGTTCTTCGATCACGACCTTCTCGCCGCGAAAATCGATGGTCTTGCCGGCCGAGCGCGCGCTCGCCAACGCCTTGAGCTTGCGGACCGGAAAGGCACGCCTGTCCATGGTGGCGATGAACTCGGCACCGACGGCGCCGGTCACGCCGGCGATGGCAACAACGGGATCGTTCTTCACTTTGGTCTCCATCAGGCAATAAAAAAGCCCCGGTCCTTTTCAGGCGGGGCTTCGGTTCAGATGATGCGATCGTCCAGACTACGCGCGCACGGCTCCCGAGCCCCCGGAGGGTGCTTTGGTTTTCGCGGTACGTTTGGTGGTCGTGATCATGGCGCGGACTTATGCTGAAAAGTTTGACCGGCGTCAACGGCTTTTGGGCCGAAAATCGGCATCAACGAGGTTGAACAGGGGAGCATTGTCACGCCATAAGCTGACGCATGAGCCTTCCCGATCATCCTGCCAATCATTTCGATCTCCTTGCCACCGAGGGCGCCGCGCGCACCGGCCGCCTGACGACCCCGCATGGCCAGGTGCGGACGCCGGGCTTCATGCCGGTCGGCACCGCCGGCGCCATGAAGGGCATGCACTGGCGCGAGGTGCGCGAGGCCGGCGCCGACATCGTGCTCGGCAATACCTATCATCTGATGCTGCGGCCGGGGGCCGAGCGGATCGCCGGCCTCGGCGGCCTGCAGCGATTCACCGGATGGGGCGGCCCCATGTTGACCGACTCCGGCGGCTTCCAGGTGATGTCGCTGTCGGAGTTGCGCAAGGTGACCGAAAACGCCGTGACGTTTCGCTCGCATATCGACGGCGCCAAGGTCGAACTGTCGCCGGAGCGTTCGATCGAGGTGCAGCGGCTGCTCGGCTCCGACATCGCCATGCAGATGGATGAATGCGTGCGGTTGCCGGCCGAGCGCGGCGATATCGAGCGCGCGATGCAACTCTCGCTGCGCTGGGCGGAGCGCAGCAAGCGCGCGTTCGAGACCGCGCCCGAAGGCTACATGCTGTTCGGCATCGTCCAGGGCGGCGACGTGCCCGAACTGCGTCACGCCAGCGCGCGCGGGCTGGTCGAGATCGGCTTTCACGGTTACGCGATCGGCGGGCTTGCGGTTGGCGAGCCGCAGGCGGTGATGCTCGCCATGATCGAGGAGACCGCGCCCCGGCTGCCGGCGGATCGGCCGCGCTATCTGATGGGCGTCGGGACGCCCGAGGACATTCTGGAGGCGGTGTCGCGCGGCATCGACATGTTTGACTGCGTGATGCCGACGCGGAACGGACGTCACGGCATGGCGTTCACGAGGTTCGGCCAGATCAACCTGCGCAACGCCCGCCATATCGACGATCCCCGGCCCCTCGATGACGCGAGCCCGTGGCCGTCAACGCGGAATTATTCGCGCGCCTATCTGCATCATCTGGTCAGGGCAGGCGAGACGCTCGGCGCCATGCTGCTGTCGGAAATCAACGTCGCCTATTACCAAGAG from Bradyrhizobium sp. Ash2021 encodes the following:
- the queA gene encoding tRNA preQ1(34) S-adenosylmethionine ribosyltransferase-isomerase QueA — encoded protein: MRTDLFDFELPPESIALRPASPRDSARMLVVQPDGVLRDRTVAELPQWLEPGDQLVVNDTKVISAQLKGRRIGRETEPKIEATLIKRLDGSRWQALVKPAKKLAPGDVVRFGNEGKVCLLGHLDAEVEAKGEDGEITLSFSFHGPTLDQAIADLGAPPLPPYIASKRTPDDRDAADYQTMFAANEGAVAAPTAGLHFTPALEAALRGRGVELHRLTLHVGAGTFLPVKVEETSEHKMHAEWGCISPETAAALNAARAKGGRIVAVGTTSLRLLESATAEDGTIQPFDGETSIFITPGYRFRAVDILLTNFHLPRSTLFMLVSAFAGLETMKHAYAHAIAGGYRFYSYGDATLLFRK
- a CDS encoding class I SAM-dependent methyltransferase, which translates into the protein MTRIGTRAEVWISNVVASFARYVVERTLPESVPMLMRRDAVMDSFHYAKENMKGAYAFLDRFDGLALSIKEARRRFPSRNRVLEFGVYKAGMINYQARRFPELQFVGFDSFEGLQEQWSGMAPAKTFDLGGKLPKVRPNVFLVKGWFAESASRWKAENPSSDIPLLVHVDCDTYAATVDVLQSCADYVEHGLVLHFDDYFGFPDWRTGGFKALQEISEERRWRLTYLSYGTKEVSVLAEAASD
- a CDS encoding NAD(P)/FAD-dependent oxidoreductase, whose product is MTVDAEIFVIGAGPAGLTAAYCLTKETPSVIVIEKDPHYVGGISRTVRHGNFLFDIGGHRFFSKAKEVVDLWHEILPNDFITRRRLSRIYYAGKFYSYPLSAFQALRNLGIFTSAACMLSYAFAKAFPVAAPRNFHDWVRNRFGERLFQIFFKTYTEKVWGMSCDEISADWAAQRIKGLDLRVAVVNALARSFRRKPKAEATGDAVVKTLIETFQYPRKGPGMMWEAAAARITESGGRILMGRELAELAYDAVQKLWRIEVATVDGRRESYTARHVVSSAPVRELVQKLSPKPMSLLHARELRYRDFLTVALMINKSDVFDDNWIYIHDPSVKVGRVQNFGSWSPEMAPAGMSCLGLEYFCFEDDGLWTMSDQELIALATQEVAKVGLVSAADVVDGCVVRQPKAYPVYDDVYREHIATIRRDLEQSCPTLHLIGRNGMHKYNNQDHAMMTAMLTARNILADERLFDIWQVNEDAEYHEAGASSAHAALASGRLVPLKVNTRAA
- a CDS encoding aspartate-semialdehyde dehydrogenase, with product METKVKNDPVVAIAGVTGAVGAEFIATMDRRAFPVRKLKALASARSAGKTIDFRGEKVVIEELTERSFDGVDIALFSAGGGISRKFAPIAVKAGAVVIDNSSAFRMDPNVPLVIPEINAGRIREHKGIIAVPNCAAITALVPLWPIHRNNRIKRLILSTYQAASGAGAAAMEELVESTRAYLNGEAFQPKVMPHPYAFNLFNHNTAIDPATGYNDEETKVIKETRKIFEDERIAVGVTCVRVPVLRAHCEAITFECERPISEDEVRAILANAPGVRIVDDRAKNYFPMPIDASGQDDVLVGRIRKDLSDPSGHSISIFVAADQLLKGAALNAIQIAELLPERVMA
- the tgt gene encoding tRNA guanosine(34) transglycosylase Tgt encodes the protein MSLPDHPANHFDLLATEGAARTGRLTTPHGQVRTPGFMPVGTAGAMKGMHWREVREAGADIVLGNTYHLMLRPGAERIAGLGGLQRFTGWGGPMLTDSGGFQVMSLSELRKVTENAVTFRSHIDGAKVELSPERSIEVQRLLGSDIAMQMDECVRLPAERGDIERAMQLSLRWAERSKRAFETAPEGYMLFGIVQGGDVPELRHASARGLVEIGFHGYAIGGLAVGEPQAVMLAMIEETAPRLPADRPRYLMGVGTPEDILEAVSRGIDMFDCVMPTRNGRHGMAFTRFGQINLRNARHIDDPRPLDDASPWPSTRNYSRAYLHHLVRAGETLGAMLLSEINVAYYQELMQGIRDAIAGGTFEDFRKQTRADWARGDIAPR